In Desulfosoma caldarium, the following proteins share a genomic window:
- a CDS encoding ferredoxin has translation MFDWNEDDKAYAVREEVPEELDDEALEAVDGCPTGAILEH, from the coding sequence TTTTCGACTGGAACGAGGACGATAAGGCCTACGCGGTGCGTGAGGAAGTTCCCGAAGAGCTGGATGACGAAGCCCTGGAGGCCGTGGACGGGTGTCCCACGGGAGCCATCCTGGAGCACTGA